A single Elaeis guineensis isolate ETL-2024a chromosome 15, EG11, whole genome shotgun sequence DNA region contains:
- the LOC105058498 gene encoding AT-hook motif nuclear-localized protein 17-like translates to MKDMYEDKKGIISSFQQQNQSQQLQQQKRECVSDEIDSKSSGESKRQKMEDNREKALVVAGGGGGGDGASIEVVKRPRGRPPGSKNKPKPPVVITREAEPSAAMRPHVLEIPGGHDVVDSLARFAQRRNLGICVLAGTGAVANVVLRQPSVPAPPSHGAVPPAGATIGFHGRFEILSISATFLPPAMAALSPASAAASLSISLAGPQGQIIGGTVAGPLVAAGTVVVVAAAFSNPTFHRLPVEDDVSISVSVSGGGGGGGGGGGGEVEEHERHVHQEHRHQRRPHAPPAASHAVVPTAESCGMSLYSSHLASDVIWAPSARPPPPPPY, encoded by the coding sequence ATGAAAGATATGTATGAAGATAAGAAAGGTATAATTTCGAGTTTCCAGCAGCAGAATCAGAGCCAGCAGCTGCAGCAGCAGAAGAGGGAATGTGTTTCCGATGAGATCGACAGCAAGAGCAGCGGGGAATCCAAGAGACAGAAAATGGAGGACAACAGGGAGAAGGCTCTGGTGGtcgccggcggcggcggcggtggagaTGGGGCGAGCATCGAGGTGGTGAAGCGGCCGCGGGGCCGGCCGCCGGGGTCCAAGAACAAGCCGAAGCCGCCGGTGGTCATCACCCGCGAGGCGGAGCCGTCGGCGGCGATGCGGCCGCACGTGCTCGAGATCCCCGGCGGTCACGACGTGGTGGACTCGCTCGCCCGGTTCGCCCAGCGCCGGAACCTCGGGATCTGCGTGCTCGCGGGCACCGGCGCCGTCGCCAACGTCGTCCTCCGCCAGCCCTCCGTCCCCGCGCCGCCGTCGCACGGGGCGGTGCCGCCGGCAGGGGCGACCATCGGGTTCCATGGCCGGTTCGAGATCCTGTCCATCTCCGCCACATTCCTCCCGCCGGCGATGGCGGCGCTGTCCCCCGCATCCGCGGCCGCGAGCCTGTCCATCTCGCTCGCGGGGCCGCAGGGGCAGATCATCGGGGGGACGGTGGCGGGCCCGCTGGTGGCCGCGGGGACGGTGGTGGTGGTGGCGGCGGCGTTTTCCAACCCGACCTTCCACCGGCTGCCGGTTGAGGACGACGTTTCGATCTCGGTCTCCGTCTCTGGcggaggcggcggcggcggcggcggcggcggcggcgaagTGGAGGAGCACGAGCGGCACGTGCATCAAGAGCACCGCCACCAGCGGCGCCCCCACGCTCCCCCGGCGGCGTCCCACGCGGTTGTTCCGACGGCGGAGTCGTGCGGGATGTCCCTCTACAGCTCCCACCTCGCTTCGGACGTCATTTGGGCTCCCTCCGCCCGCCCACCGCCTCCACCGCCTTACTAA